A region from the Sandaracinus amylolyticus genome encodes:
- a CDS encoding tetratricopeptide repeat protein, translating to MRALVLIVALLVAPSVVRAQDDDEALPIDPPADAQPPADTSRDEEARALFAAGRTAFEAGRFSDALSYFQRSYELSGRSMLLFNIGSAHDRMRQDVEALAAFEAYLRAVPNAPNAREVEARVEVLRRAIAQREPAPETTVEAPAPEPEIAIAPEVDPAPVAPQPAPERAFAPIGSSILGGLALITGGVAVWSWVDANARYEGLETGCFAMRGACTDAEIDASGVDTQVTVTNVLLASSLALAAAAVVVLVLEIPMGGDDDEGAPAVALRAGPTSVAVEGRF from the coding sequence ATGCGTGCGCTCGTGTTGATCGTCGCCCTGCTCGTCGCGCCGAGCGTCGTCCGTGCCCAGGACGACGACGAAGCGCTGCCGATCGATCCTCCGGCGGACGCCCAGCCACCCGCGGACACCTCGCGCGACGAGGAGGCACGCGCGCTCTTCGCGGCCGGTCGCACGGCGTTCGAGGCGGGACGCTTCTCGGACGCGCTGTCGTACTTCCAGCGCTCGTACGAGCTGAGCGGGCGCTCGATGTTGCTCTTCAACATCGGGAGCGCGCACGACCGCATGCGCCAGGACGTGGAGGCGCTCGCCGCGTTCGAGGCCTACCTGCGCGCGGTGCCGAACGCGCCGAACGCCCGCGAGGTCGAGGCGCGTGTCGAGGTCCTGCGCCGCGCGATCGCGCAGCGCGAGCCAGCGCCGGAGACGACGGTCGAAGCGCCCGCGCCCGAGCCGGAGATCGCGATCGCGCCCGAGGTCGACCCCGCTCCGGTCGCGCCGCAGCCCGCACCGGAGCGCGCGTTCGCGCCGATCGGCTCGTCGATCCTCGGAGGGCTCGCGCTGATCACCGGGGGCGTGGCCGTGTGGTCGTGGGTCGACGCGAACGCGCGCTACGAAGGTCTCGAGACCGGGTGCTTCGCGATGCGCGGCGCATGCACCGACGCCGAGATCGACGCGAGCGGCGTGGACACGCAGGTCACGGTGACGAACGTGCTCCTCGCGTCGTCGCTCGCGCTCGCGGCGGCGGCGGTCGTGGTGCTCGTGCTCGAGATCCCGATGGGTGGCGACGACGACGAGGGCGCGCCTGCCGTCGCGCTGCGCGCAGGCCCGACGTCGGTCGCGGTGGAGGGGCGATTCTGA
- a CDS encoding FG-GAP-like repeat-containing protein, with translation MRKLLWLGCVLALVATGCSLDLDRLRGTPDAGDEMDSGIADASMPIDAPMQREDAGLDASTDASTDDAGSDGGVRCTATCAASATFGAPRDVSLASAPVDVELGDITGDGFLDVVVLTMDGSVLVLSAEPDGAGCGSRALRATDTVASTSGAADLALGDADDDGRLDAAVVGTGGALALHTTDAAGKLGAAQTLDFEGNAFGVTFSGRRIHVAGGGTSGAVRAFELAGGALVELESASAPPLVEIASMTLADGTPGLASSSLIGAAVLVDRVQEAGAPTRVATVPVSAGSHIASGDLDGDGDDDLAMNAIGTSRVTMILADGDTFTLAPRADASGVVDALAIGALDDDEQVDVAVIVGTAVYPYVLGDPRVPGGALIGRPGVALDGEGRDVVIGDLDGDALPDLVVIGEASGGHEVRVVPGACP, from the coding sequence ATGCGCAAGCTGCTCTGGCTGGGCTGCGTCCTCGCGCTGGTCGCGACGGGCTGCTCGCTCGATCTCGATCGGCTGCGCGGCACCCCCGACGCGGGCGACGAGATGGACTCCGGGATCGCCGATGCGTCGATGCCGATCGACGCGCCGATGCAGCGCGAGGACGCGGGCCTCGATGCCTCGACCGACGCGTCGACCGACGATGCCGGAAGCGACGGCGGCGTGCGCTGCACGGCGACGTGCGCGGCGAGCGCGACGTTCGGCGCGCCGCGCGACGTGAGCCTCGCGAGCGCGCCCGTCGACGTGGAGCTCGGGGACATCACGGGCGACGGCTTCCTCGACGTCGTGGTGCTCACGATGGACGGCTCCGTCCTCGTGCTCTCCGCCGAGCCGGATGGCGCGGGGTGCGGGTCGCGCGCGCTCAGGGCGACGGACACCGTCGCGTCGACGTCGGGCGCCGCCGACCTCGCGCTCGGCGACGCCGACGACGACGGCCGCCTCGACGCCGCGGTGGTCGGGACCGGCGGCGCCCTCGCGCTGCACACGACGGACGCGGCCGGCAAGCTCGGCGCGGCGCAGACGCTCGACTTCGAAGGGAACGCGTTCGGCGTGACGTTCTCGGGCCGGCGCATCCACGTCGCGGGCGGCGGCACGTCGGGCGCCGTTCGCGCGTTCGAGCTCGCGGGCGGCGCGCTCGTCGAGCTCGAGAGCGCGAGCGCGCCGCCCCTCGTCGAGATCGCGTCGATGACGCTCGCGGACGGAACGCCCGGGCTCGCCTCGAGCAGCCTGATCGGCGCCGCAGTGCTGGTCGATCGCGTCCAGGAAGCGGGCGCGCCCACGCGCGTCGCGACGGTCCCGGTGAGCGCGGGCAGCCACATCGCGTCCGGGGATCTCGACGGCGACGGCGACGACGACCTCGCGATGAACGCGATCGGGACGAGCCGCGTGACGATGATCCTCGCCGACGGAGACACGTTCACGCTCGCGCCGCGCGCCGATGCGTCGGGCGTCGTCGATGCGCTCGCGATCGGCGCGCTCGACGACGACGAGCAGGTCGACGTCGCGGTGATCGTCGGCACCGCGGTGTACCCCTACGTGCTCGGCGATCCGCGCGTGCCGGGCGGGGCGCTGATCGGACGGCCGGGCGTCGCGCTGGACGGCGAAGGACGCGACGTCGTGATCGGTGATCTCGACGGAGACGCGCTTCCGGACCTCGTCGTGATCGGCGAAGCGAGCGGCGGACACGAAGTGCGCGTCGTGCCCGGCGCGTGCCCGTGA
- a CDS encoding DUF4340 domain-containing protein: MDWHKNRLPIAGLLLIAVGGLAIWAWGVRTGDTPVRETQQARGFPDLSRDQISVIEITRPEAEGQTIRLERREEQWFVTQPIEVIADQSAVSTALDKLDEMEVAGVAASNPEFHERLEVDPAHGVRVVARGADGNALADLWIGAYRSGNTMVRLEGEERVVSVRGSIKFAFNKELRDWRDRAILNVEADDVTEVAWRGPNGTFRFDRAPAAAPAAPEGEGEAPAQPTLGEWRQAEISYVPPAPAAPETPPAGRRPPPEPAAPAPLTAIEGFQASKVRSMVASLARMRAADFAGPDVTPESAGLGPDAARVTLTTRGEGDEGPQTFTVILGNEANAERHDFYAQREGEPTIYVISRFLGERVSPTATSFTESAPATPPGEGEGAPGEGMPMPMPGGEGGGAQLPPEVMEQIRRQLEQQGLGGGAGP; the protein is encoded by the coding sequence ATGGACTGGCACAAGAACAGGCTGCCCATCGCGGGCCTTCTGCTGATCGCAGTCGGCGGTCTCGCGATCTGGGCGTGGGGCGTGCGCACCGGGGACACGCCGGTGCGCGAGACGCAGCAGGCGCGCGGGTTCCCGGATCTGTCGCGCGATCAGATCTCGGTGATCGAGATCACGCGGCCCGAGGCGGAGGGTCAGACGATCCGCCTCGAGCGCCGCGAAGAGCAGTGGTTCGTCACGCAGCCGATCGAGGTCATCGCGGATCAGAGCGCGGTCTCGACGGCGCTCGACAAGCTCGACGAGATGGAGGTCGCGGGCGTCGCGGCGTCGAACCCCGAGTTCCACGAGCGCCTCGAGGTCGATCCCGCGCACGGCGTGCGCGTGGTCGCGCGCGGCGCGGACGGGAACGCGCTCGCGGACCTCTGGATCGGCGCGTACCGCTCGGGCAACACGATGGTGCGGCTCGAGGGCGAGGAGCGCGTCGTCTCGGTGCGCGGCTCGATCAAGTTCGCGTTCAACAAGGAGCTGCGCGACTGGCGTGACCGCGCGATCCTGAACGTCGAGGCCGACGACGTGACCGAGGTCGCGTGGCGCGGGCCGAACGGCACGTTCCGCTTCGATCGCGCGCCCGCCGCGGCGCCCGCCGCGCCGGAGGGCGAGGGTGAGGCCCCCGCGCAGCCCACGCTCGGCGAGTGGCGGCAGGCGGAGATCTCGTACGTCCCGCCGGCGCCCGCGGCGCCCGAGACGCCGCCGGCCGGACGTCGTCCTCCGCCCGAGCCCGCCGCGCCGGCGCCGCTCACGGCGATCGAGGGCTTCCAGGCGAGCAAGGTGCGCAGCATGGTCGCGAGCCTCGCGCGCATGCGCGCGGCCGACTTCGCAGGGCCCGACGTGACGCCCGAGAGCGCGGGGCTCGGCCCCGATGCGGCGCGCGTGACGCTCACGACGCGCGGCGAGGGCGACGAGGGCCCGCAGACGTTCACCGTGATCCTCGGCAACGAGGCGAACGCGGAGCGGCACGACTTCTACGCGCAGCGCGAGGGCGAGCCGACGATCTACGTGATCAGCCGGTTCCTCGGCGAGCGCGTGAGCCCGACTGCGACGTCGTTCACGGAGAGCGCGCCCGCGACCCCGCCGGGCGAAGGCGAGGGCGCGCCCGGCGAGGGCATGCCGATGCCGATGCCGGGCGGTGAAGGTGGCGGCGCGCAGCTCCCGCCCGAGGTGATGGAGCAGATCCGTCGCCAGCTCGAGCAGCAGGGCCTCGGAGGCGGTGCCGGGCCCTGA
- a CDS encoding GldG family protein: MANENETKKAPEKSEAAKRTPARSQASRQRAESLGFLAIVAGILIALNLLGFLSFFARVDATRDRVFTLSEGSRRVARELDDTLTITAYFTPDLPPPFNAQERYVRDILAEYEAASNGHVQVRVVHPDDEEEREEAERAGVRLMQHQRLESDRVAVMEGYRGLVFEYVGDRHVIASLPQDTTGLEYAITMAIKQLTGEDIAIGVLSGHESPTPTKGLATLQRMLPTYTIREVDASQEIDRNIKALLIVDPQSELSDVELRRIDQFVMRGGSLGVFGGSMKVATDAGPDIQAQPTNSGINRLLEAYGVRMQENIIADARCGTVPLRTPLGFAIPVPYPPAPTVPITEEQASHPVLFRLDQAQLFFTSGIETLDRFREAEGTTLLRSSEESWSLSGDDVNLRIRQPREWEVSGFDGPHTLSVAVTATLPSAFAGSAGEGEAASIESPERSESEVRLFVIGTSTILRDEFLPPAERVEDAQLAGAMALPLNAIDWLAQDSDLIAVRAKSIEEPALDVPRGVTEATEDAMTAFEGQDEAGAQDALERRQAAVRAWDQRKNLFKWGNTFAIPLAVAAFGLIRWQMRQRKKATLKL; encoded by the coding sequence ATGGCCAACGAGAACGAGACCAAGAAGGCTCCCGAGAAGAGCGAAGCCGCCAAGCGCACGCCGGCGCGCAGCCAGGCGAGCCGCCAGCGCGCCGAGTCGCTCGGCTTCCTCGCGATCGTCGCGGGCATCCTGATCGCGCTGAACCTGCTGGGGTTCCTCTCCTTCTTCGCGCGCGTCGACGCGACGCGCGATCGCGTGTTCACGCTGTCCGAGGGATCGCGCCGCGTCGCGCGCGAGCTCGACGACACGCTGACGATCACCGCGTACTTCACGCCGGATCTGCCGCCTCCGTTCAACGCGCAGGAGCGCTACGTCCGCGACATCCTCGCGGAGTACGAGGCCGCGTCGAACGGGCACGTGCAAGTGCGCGTGGTGCATCCGGACGACGAAGAGGAGCGCGAGGAGGCGGAGCGCGCGGGCGTGCGCCTCATGCAGCACCAGCGCCTCGAGTCGGACCGCGTCGCGGTCATGGAGGGCTACCGCGGCCTCGTGTTCGAGTACGTCGGTGACCGCCACGTCATCGCGTCGCTCCCGCAGGACACGACGGGCCTCGAGTACGCCATCACGATGGCGATCAAGCAGCTGACCGGCGAGGACATCGCGATCGGCGTGCTCTCGGGCCACGAGAGCCCGACGCCGACGAAGGGCCTCGCGACGCTGCAGCGAATGCTCCCGACGTACACGATCCGCGAGGTCGACGCGTCGCAGGAGATCGACCGCAACATCAAGGCGCTGCTGATCGTCGATCCGCAGAGCGAGCTCAGCGACGTCGAGCTCCGCCGCATCGATCAGTTCGTGATGCGCGGCGGCAGCCTCGGCGTGTTCGGCGGCTCGATGAAGGTCGCGACCGACGCGGGCCCCGACATCCAGGCGCAGCCGACGAACAGCGGGATCAACCGCCTGCTCGAGGCGTACGGCGTGCGCATGCAGGAGAACATCATCGCCGACGCGCGCTGCGGCACGGTCCCGCTGCGCACGCCGCTCGGCTTCGCGATCCCGGTGCCGTACCCGCCCGCGCCGACGGTGCCGATCACCGAGGAGCAGGCGAGCCACCCGGTGCTCTTCCGCCTCGACCAGGCGCAGCTCTTCTTCACGTCGGGGATCGAGACGCTCGATCGCTTCCGCGAGGCGGAGGGCACGACGCTGTTGCGCTCGAGCGAGGAGTCGTGGTCGCTCTCGGGCGACGACGTCAATCTCCGCATTCGCCAGCCGCGCGAGTGGGAGGTCTCGGGCTTCGACGGACCGCACACGCTCTCCGTCGCGGTCACCGCGACCCTCCCGAGCGCGTTCGCGGGCAGCGCGGGCGAGGGCGAGGCTGCCTCGATCGAGTCGCCGGAGCGCAGCGAGAGCGAGGTGCGTCTCTTCGTGATCGGCACCTCGACGATCCTCCGCGACGAGTTCTTGCCGCCGGCGGAGCGCGTCGAGGACGCGCAGCTCGCGGGCGCGATGGCGCTGCCGCTGAACGCGATCGACTGGCTCGCGCAGGACAGCGATCTGATCGCGGTGCGCGCGAAGTCGATCGAGGAGCCCGCGCTCGACGTTCCGCGCGGCGTGACCGAGGCGACCGAGGACGCGATGACGGCGTTCGAGGGGCAAGACGAGGCGGGCGCGCAGGACGCGCTCGAGCGTCGTCAGGCCGCGGTGCGCGCGTGGGATCAGCGCAAGAACCTCTTCAAGTGGGGCAACACGTTCGCGATCCCGCTCGCGGTCGCGGCGTTCGGTCTGATCCGCTGGCAGATGCGCCAGCGCAAGAAGGCCACCCTGAAGCTCTGA
- a CDS encoding ABC transporter permease — protein sequence MQNTLTIAGRQFRAYFNGPVAYIVIALSLLIVGFLFWEPFFLMNRASVREMFRFMSWMLIVGAPAITMGLLADERRSGTLELLITMPVRESEVILGKFLGAVGLLAVLLLCSLPYPISVAQLGSLDWGQVATGYLGLFLQGCAMIALGIAASSFTENQLVAFFVATFVFLFMTVLGFYLPLWSGSFASFLEWITFDFHRESMGRGVIDTRDVIYFVSFATIFLMLAFRALESRRWS from the coding sequence ATGCAGAACACGCTCACCATCGCGGGCCGTCAGTTCCGCGCGTATTTCAACGGGCCGGTCGCGTACATCGTGATCGCGCTCTCGCTGCTCATCGTCGGCTTCCTCTTCTGGGAGCCGTTCTTCCTGATGAACCGCGCGTCGGTGCGCGAGATGTTCCGGTTCATGAGCTGGATGCTCATCGTCGGAGCGCCCGCGATCACGATGGGCCTGCTCGCCGACGAGCGTCGCAGCGGCACGCTCGAGCTGCTCATCACGATGCCGGTGCGCGAGTCCGAGGTGATCCTCGGCAAGTTCCTCGGCGCGGTCGGGCTGCTCGCGGTGCTCCTGCTCTGCTCGCTGCCCTATCCGATCAGCGTCGCGCAGCTCGGCTCGCTCGACTGGGGTCAGGTCGCGACCGGCTACCTCGGGCTCTTCCTGCAGGGCTGCGCGATGATCGCGCTCGGCATCGCCGCGTCGAGCTTCACCGAGAACCAGCTCGTCGCGTTCTTCGTCGCGACGTTCGTGTTCCTCTTCATGACGGTGCTCGGCTTCTACCTGCCGCTCTGGTCGGGGAGCTTCGCGTCGTTCCTCGAATGGATCACGTTCGACTTCCACCGCGAGAGCATGGGCCGCGGCGTGATCGACACGCGCGACGTCATCTACTTCGTCTCCTTCGCGACCATCTTCTTGATGCTCGCGTTCCGGGCGCTCGAGAGCCGCCGCTGGAGCTGA
- a CDS encoding ATP-binding cassette domain-containing protein, which produces MIEARNLTKRYGPQRALDNASFEVRKGEVLGFLGPNGAGKSTTMKILTCFIAPTEGTASINGHDIWEDPLGVRASIGYLPESTPLYTEMLVLEYLEFMAQMRGLKGDAARKRIKKAVEQTHLGDVIAKEIRQLSKGYRQRVGIAQSLVHEPPILILDEPMSGLDPNQALEIRDLIREIGKERTVILSTHNLAEVQVTCQRVLIIAKGKIVADDTPAALTSRGRNRYVVHVDKASANAAKGYRDAGDVIGAFRSLPGVETVRETKTDDTKATALEIVSRTSEDLRAELFRAAVEKGLVLLELRTRGENLEQVFRDLTLGEDSALAAGDEDEDDEEEDEDEEPSDRAESKENA; this is translated from the coding sequence ATGATCGAGGCCCGGAACCTGACGAAGCGCTACGGGCCGCAGCGCGCGCTCGACAACGCGAGCTTCGAAGTGCGCAAGGGAGAGGTCCTCGGCTTCCTCGGCCCGAACGGCGCCGGGAAGTCGACGACGATGAAGATCCTGACGTGCTTCATCGCGCCGACCGAAGGCACGGCGTCGATCAACGGGCACGACATCTGGGAGGACCCGCTCGGTGTGCGCGCGTCCATCGGATACCTGCCCGAGAGCACGCCTCTCTACACCGAGATGCTCGTGCTCGAGTACCTCGAGTTCATGGCGCAGATGCGCGGCCTCAAGGGCGACGCGGCCCGCAAGCGCATCAAGAAGGCCGTCGAGCAGACGCACCTCGGCGACGTCATCGCCAAGGAGATCCGCCAGCTCTCGAAGGGCTACCGCCAGCGCGTCGGTATCGCGCAGTCGCTCGTGCACGAGCCGCCGATCCTGATCCTCGACGAGCCGATGTCGGGCCTCGACCCGAACCAGGCGCTCGAGATCCGCGATCTCATCCGCGAGATCGGCAAGGAGCGCACGGTCATCCTCAGCACGCACAACCTCGCGGAGGTGCAGGTCACCTGCCAGCGCGTGCTGATCATCGCGAAGGGCAAGATCGTCGCGGACGACACGCCCGCCGCGCTCACGAGCCGTGGCCGCAACCGCTACGTCGTCCACGTGGACAAGGCGAGCGCGAACGCGGCGAAGGGCTATCGCGACGCGGGTGACGTCATCGGCGCGTTCCGCTCGCTGCCGGGCGTCGAGACGGTGCGCGAGACGAAGACCGACGACACGAAGGCCACCGCGCTCGAGATCGTGTCGCGCACCTCCGAGGATCTGCGCGCCGAGCTGTTCCGCGCCGCGGTCGAGAAGGGCCTCGTGCTCCTCGAGCTGCGCACGCGCGGCGAGAACCTCGAGCAGGTCTTCCGCGACCTCACGCTCGGCGAGGACAGCGCGCTCGCTGCCGGCGACGAAGACGAAGACGACGAGGAGGAGGACGAGGACGAAGAGCCCTCGGACCGCGCCGAGTCGAAGGAGAACGCGTGA
- a CDS encoding extensin family protein — MTRRLTASLLALLLLAGWVTDDVPLPRELEADGIDEDCGTVLLPPSGARRAAAIAGRGRAIGALDRSACESALRGAGVAFESVAASDASGVEHPIRLAGPLDGVRITPDEGVHSVIDCRLAVALLAWAPDLRAQGVARIEHVSIYRPGARVGGRGRVSGHAHALAIDALAFVLEDGRRLPVLDAWLDRARGVDPCTSHEGDDDGTARMRAAVCAAVQHDLFQVVLTPHHDDAHANHVHLEVRPGVDWSFVH, encoded by the coding sequence ATGACGCGCCGTCTGACCGCCTCGCTGCTCGCGCTGCTCCTCCTGGCCGGCTGGGTGACCGACGACGTGCCGTTGCCGCGCGAGCTCGAGGCCGACGGCATCGACGAGGACTGCGGCACCGTGCTGCTGCCGCCGAGCGGCGCGCGCCGCGCCGCGGCGATCGCGGGACGGGGGCGCGCGATCGGAGCGCTGGATCGCTCGGCGTGCGAGTCGGCGCTGCGCGGGGCCGGCGTCGCGTTCGAGTCGGTCGCGGCGAGCGACGCGAGCGGGGTCGAGCATCCGATCCGTCTCGCGGGGCCGCTCGACGGAGTGCGCATCACGCCCGACGAGGGCGTGCACTCGGTGATCGACTGTCGCCTCGCGGTCGCGCTGCTCGCGTGGGCGCCCGACCTGCGCGCGCAGGGTGTCGCGCGGATCGAGCACGTGTCGATCTACCGACCCGGCGCGCGCGTCGGAGGGAGAGGTCGCGTGTCGGGCCACGCGCATGCGCTCGCGATCGACGCGCTCGCGTTCGTGCTCGAGGACGGGCGACGCCTGCCGGTGCTCGACGCGTGGCTCGATCGCGCGCGCGGCGTCGATCCCTGCACGAGCCACGAGGGCGACGACGACGGCACGGCGCGCATGCGCGCCGCGGTGTGCGCGGCGGTGCAGCACGATCTGTTTCAGGTCGTGCTCACCCCGCACCACGACGACGCGCACGCGAACCACGTCCACCTCGAGGTGAGACCCGGCGTCGACTGGAGCTTCGTGCACTGA